A genomic window from Anopheles ziemanni chromosome X, idAnoZiCoDA_A2_x.2, whole genome shotgun sequence includes:
- the LOC131290627 gene encoding MAP/microtubule affinity-regulating kinase 4-like translates to MSQCSEQRVSCYKLERTIDRGGFGIVHLASHIVTGQKVAVKVLKKDVLDPESLPKLYSEAQIMQKLKHPHIVQLFEMIERTTRICLIMEYAPLGNLHYYILEHGKMQELQARSVFRQLVSAVQYCHQRGVIHRDLKLENVLLDSQMNSKLTDFGLAEEFTPGTPLSTFCGSPNYIAPEIAIELPYDGPAADVWALGVILYALVTGKQPFDGITLLHLRHVVMAAQYSIPEHVSSDCQLLLRKILLRDATLRASLISVMSDTWLNTGYEGDELKPYTEPPPDQDPAPERTNGGCEDLEPKPANEPLHDVDDPTPEITNAGYAGVVLPPANEPMPDLADPMPFSGGQTLDVDLILAAVFVVVSAALWLYLLF, encoded by the coding sequence ATGTCGCAATGTAGCGAGCAGCGCGTGAGCTGCTATAAGCTGGAGCGTACCATCGACAGAGGTGGTTTTGGAATCGTACATCTGGCGTCGCACATCGTAACGGGCCAAAAGGTCGCCGTAAAAGTTCTCAAAAAAGACGTGCTGGATCCTGAGTCGCTGCCGAAGCTGTACAGCGAGGCACAAATAATGCAGAAGCTTAAACATCCGCACATCGTGCAGCTGTTTGAGATGATCGAACGCACCACACGAATATGCCTAATTATGGAATACGCGCCGCTTGGGAATTTACATTACTATATCCTAGAACACGGTAAAATGCAGGAGCTGCAAGCCCGCTCCGTTTTCCGGCAACTCGTCTCCGCCGTGCAGTACTGCCATCAGCGGGGCGTTATACACCGGGACTTAAAATTGGAGAATGTATTGCTCGATAGCCAGATGAACAGCAAGCTGACGGACTTCGGTTTGGCGGAAGAGTTCACCCCCGGCACGCCGTTGAGCACGTTCTGCGGTTCGCCAAATTACATTGCGCCCGAAATAGCTATCGAACTCCCCTACGACGGTCCAGCGGCAGACGTGTGGGCGCTGGGTGTGATACTATACGCTCTAGTTACCGGCAAACAACCATTCGATGGCATCACGCTGTTACACTTGCGCCATGTCGTGATGGCGGCACAGTATTCCATTCCCGAGCACGTGTCGTCTGATTGCCAGCTCTTGCTGCGCAAAATCCTCCTCCGGGACGCAACGCTGCGAGCTAGCCTCATATCCGTCATGAGTGACACATGGCTGAACACGGGTTATGAGGGAGACGAGCTGAAGCCGTACACCGAACCGCCGCCCGATCAAGATCCGGCACCCGAAAGGACGAACGGTGGTTGCGAGGACCTCGAACCGAAACCGGCCAACGAACCGCTGCACGATGTTGACGATCCGACGCCCGAAATTACGAACGCTGGCTATGCGGGCGTCGTACTGCCACCGGCCAACGAGCCTATGCCCGATCTTGCAGATCCGATGCCTTTCAGCGGTGGACAAACTCTAGACGTCGATCTCATCCTAGCCGCTGTGTTTGTTGTAGTATCGGCTGCGCTATGGCTTTacttgttgttttaa